From a region of the Geothrix sp. 21YS21S-2 genome:
- a CDS encoding DUF6148 family protein, translating into MAGITLDQAQSKLAEWMAADSAVASGQAYEIHGRKMTRANAAEIQNNITYWNSWVVRLSRTGMRVRNGVPR; encoded by the coding sequence ATGGCTGGCATAACCCTCGATCAAGCCCAATCGAAGCTCGCAGAATGGATGGCAGCGGATTCCGCGGTCGCCTCCGGGCAGGCCTACGAAATTCACGGGCGCAAGATGACCCGCGCGAACGCCGCCGAGATCCAGAACAACATCACATACTGGAACTCCTGGGTCGTTCGTCTGTCCAGGACCGGCATGCGCGTCCGCAACGGGGTGCCCCGATGA
- a CDS encoding phage portal protein — translation MSRRQTIEAIKAAVQPTLLDEAIGFFSPRLKRERIQNRATVAMIGSWNGGSRSRRATAEWNTPTGSADADLLYDLETMRDRSRDLGRNVPLACGAINTVVTNVIGTGIQARPRINAELLGMTPEEADAWQKNTRREWELFFESTDCDITRNDDGYGLQGIVFRSALESGDVFSLLPRKKFGKEAYGLKIQVIEADRVCNPQSQRETDTFAGGVEMDVDGAPVAYHILRQHPGSIAPSARVWDRVQAYTPRGTRRILHHFDRRRPGQTRGYPYLSPVIELLKQLGHYTDAEVMAAVLNGMFSVFVTSPDGNGLNSVSLNDDSSSPSKDNEVKLGSGSIVDLLPGEKIEIADPKRPNQAFDPFVMAILRQIGVALELPFEVLVKHFTSSYTAARAALQEAWRFFKIRRRWLVKSFCAPVYEAWMEEAVASGRIAAPGFFDDPAIRRAYLGCLWIGDAQSQIDPVKEGEAAALRIETGTSTLEAETIAANGGDWEENAVQQGKERARRKELGLVTDAPVAITGKPTTNVPPGEE, via the coding sequence ATGAGCCGCCGGCAGACCATCGAGGCGATCAAGGCCGCAGTCCAGCCGACCCTCCTGGACGAGGCCATCGGCTTCTTCAGCCCCCGGCTGAAGCGGGAGCGGATCCAGAACCGCGCGACCGTGGCCATGATCGGCTCTTGGAACGGCGGTTCCCGGTCGCGGCGGGCCACGGCGGAATGGAACACGCCCACCGGTTCCGCCGATGCGGACCTCCTGTACGACCTGGAAACCATGCGGGATCGCTCCCGTGACCTGGGCCGGAACGTGCCCCTGGCCTGCGGGGCCATCAACACGGTGGTCACCAACGTGATCGGCACCGGAATCCAAGCACGCCCCCGCATCAACGCGGAGCTGCTGGGCATGACCCCGGAGGAGGCCGACGCCTGGCAGAAGAACACCCGGCGGGAATGGGAGCTCTTCTTCGAATCAACCGACTGCGACATCACCCGGAACGATGATGGCTATGGCCTCCAGGGCATCGTCTTCCGCTCCGCGCTGGAGAGTGGGGACGTCTTCTCACTCCTCCCCCGAAAGAAGTTCGGGAAGGAGGCCTACGGCCTGAAGATCCAGGTCATCGAGGCCGATCGGGTCTGCAACCCCCAGAGCCAGAGGGAAACCGACACCTTCGCCGGCGGGGTCGAGATGGATGTGGATGGGGCCCCGGTGGCCTACCACATCCTGCGCCAGCACCCTGGATCCATCGCACCCTCCGCGCGCGTCTGGGACAGGGTTCAGGCCTACACCCCCCGGGGAACGCGCCGAATCCTCCATCACTTCGACCGCCGGCGGCCGGGGCAGACCCGCGGGTATCCCTACCTATCGCCAGTGATCGAGCTCCTCAAGCAGCTGGGCCACTACACGGATGCGGAGGTCATGGCCGCGGTCCTGAACGGCATGTTCTCGGTCTTCGTGACATCGCCCGACGGGAACGGACTGAATTCCGTCTCCCTCAACGACGATTCGAGCAGCCCTTCCAAGGACAACGAGGTGAAGCTCGGATCCGGCTCGATCGTGGATCTTCTCCCCGGGGAGAAGATCGAAATCGCGGACCCGAAGAGGCCCAACCAAGCCTTCGATCCCTTCGTGATGGCCATCCTGCGCCAGATCGGCGTGGCCCTGGAGCTTCCCTTCGAAGTCCTGGTGAAACACTTCACCTCCAGCTACACCGCCGCCCGGGCCGCCCTCCAGGAGGCCTGGCGCTTCTTCAAGATCCGCCGGCGGTGGCTGGTCAAGTCCTTCTGCGCCCCGGTCTACGAGGCCTGGATGGAAGAGGCCGTGGCCTCGGGCCGCATCGCTGCCCCCGGCTTCTTCGATGATCCCGCCATCCGGCGGGCCTACCTCGGGTGCCTCTGGATCGGAGACGCCCAGAGCCAGATCGATCCGGTCAAGGAGGGCGAGGCCGCGGCCCTGCGCATCGAGACCGGGACCAGCACCCTCGAGGCCGAGACGATCGCGGCCAACGGGGGCGATTGGGAGGAGAACGCCGTCCAGCAGGGCAAGGAAAGAGCACGCCGGAAGGAACTCGGCCTGGTCACGGATGCCCCAGTGGCGATCACCGGCAAGCCCACCACCAACGTTCCCCCGGGGGAAGAATGA
- a CDS encoding S49 family peptidase, which produces MRLADLVYAPWAITPQMHAEVMGIYERHCRGEKIDIRGLEASLGRPLANEPSPYCIEQGVAILPIEGVIAKRMTLLSQISGGASSSYVGQQFSLALQDPNVKAIILAIDSPGGAVDGTQELASLIAGARGTKPVVAFTDGMMASAAYWIGSAADQLFISGDTTLVGSIGVITSHTDQSGAQAMKGMKTTPVTAGKYKAIAHEYAPLSEDGLAMLQGRVDALYTAFVNDVARNRCCDPETVLSDMADGRVFVGKQAIEAGLVDGVSTLDELIAQLSQGSMPDPCKSAGAALQPQPQPQETNVSLTKEQILAEHPEAAAALKAEGRADGATAELARIKAVLAAGLPGHEALINTLAFDGKTTGPEAAMAVLQAERGKREVMARTIEADAPAPLPHATAPAPQAPDAALDHLPLEDRCKAEWEKKPEVREEFGTLDVFTAYMRAEANGQARIFGKK; this is translated from the coding sequence ATGAGACTCGCGGACCTGGTTTACGCCCCCTGGGCCATCACGCCGCAGATGCACGCGGAAGTGATGGGCATCTATGAGCGGCACTGCCGCGGCGAAAAGATCGACATCAGGGGGCTGGAGGCCTCCCTGGGCCGGCCCCTGGCCAACGAGCCCAGCCCCTACTGCATCGAGCAGGGCGTGGCCATCCTCCCCATCGAGGGCGTGATCGCCAAGCGCATGACCCTGCTCTCCCAGATCTCCGGCGGGGCCTCCAGCAGCTACGTCGGCCAGCAATTCTCCCTCGCCCTCCAGGACCCCAACGTCAAGGCGATCATCCTGGCCATCGATTCCCCCGGTGGGGCCGTGGACGGAACCCAGGAGCTGGCCTCACTAATCGCCGGCGCCCGGGGGACCAAGCCGGTCGTGGCCTTCACCGATGGGATGATGGCCTCTGCCGCCTACTGGATCGGCAGCGCGGCCGACCAGCTGTTCATCTCCGGGGATACCACCCTGGTGGGCTCCATCGGGGTCATCACCTCCCACACGGATCAATCCGGGGCGCAGGCGATGAAGGGAATGAAGACCACCCCGGTCACCGCCGGCAAGTACAAGGCCATCGCCCATGAGTATGCGCCCCTGTCTGAGGATGGCCTCGCCATGCTCCAGGGCCGGGTGGACGCCCTCTACACCGCATTCGTCAACGACGTGGCTCGGAATCGCTGCTGCGATCCGGAAACCGTCCTTTCCGACATGGCCGACGGGCGCGTTTTCGTCGGCAAACAGGCGATCGAGGCCGGCCTGGTGGACGGTGTTTCCACCTTGGACGAACTCATCGCTCAGCTGTCCCAGGGCAGTATGCCCGATCCCTGCAAAAGCGCCGGTGCTGCGCTGCAACCTCAACCCCAACCACAGGAGACCAACGTGTCCCTCACGAAAGAACAGATCCTGGCGGAGCATCCGGAGGCTGCCGCGGCCCTGAAGGCCGAGGGCCGGGCCGATGGTGCCACCGCCGAACTCGCCCGCATCAAGGCCGTCCTCGCCGCCGGGCTTCCCGGCCACGAGGCCCTCATCAACACCCTCGCCTTCGACGGCAAGACCACCGGCCCCGAGGCCGCCATGGCCGTCCTGCAGGCCGAGCGCGGCAAGCGCGAAGTGATGGCCCGGACCATCGAGGCGGATGCCCCCGCCCCCCTGCCCCACGCGACCGCCCCCGCCCCCCAGGCTCCCGACGCCGCCCTGGACCACCTCCCCCTCGAGGACCGGTGCAAGGCCGAATGGGAGAAGAAGCCCGAGGTCCGCGAGGAGTTCGGGACCCTCGACGTCTTCACCGCCTACATGCGCGCCGAAGCCAACGGCCAGGCCCGCATCTTCGGCAAGAAATAA
- a CDS encoding Mu-like prophage major head subunit gpT family protein has protein sequence MGAELLSSRAICGFYYARLDQSVGTGWIDAATNYFTSDQDAETYAWLGMSPQLRLWVGGRQAKGFLENKLTITNLHFESTIEILKKDARRDKTGQIKVRINDLADRTNAHWASLASQLILNGASTVCYDTQYYFSTSHSEGNSGTQSNKLSVTLSGLPCQVHGTAAAPSAEEMQQCILKAIAQIISFKDDQGEPMNENAAEFLVMVPTSLYLVAQAAVNNNVLTSNAINLIPNLQGMTIRVAMNARLNSWTSTFVVFRTDGSVKAIIRQEEAPIALKAKAEGSEFEFDNDAWQFGVDTWRNVGYGYWQMACQVVMA, from the coding sequence ATGGGTGCGGAACTTCTCTCTAGCCGCGCGATCTGCGGGTTCTACTACGCGCGTCTCGACCAGTCCGTTGGCACGGGCTGGATCGACGCGGCCACCAACTACTTCACCTCGGACCAGGACGCCGAGACCTACGCCTGGCTGGGCATGTCGCCTCAGCTCCGCCTGTGGGTGGGCGGCCGCCAGGCCAAGGGCTTCCTCGAGAACAAGCTCACCATCACCAACCTGCACTTCGAGTCCACGATCGAGATCCTGAAGAAGGACGCGCGCCGGGACAAGACGGGGCAGATCAAGGTGCGCATCAACGACCTCGCGGACCGGACCAACGCCCACTGGGCCAGCCTCGCGTCCCAGCTGATCCTCAACGGGGCCAGCACGGTCTGCTACGACACCCAGTACTACTTCTCCACCAGCCACTCCGAGGGCAATTCGGGGACCCAGAGCAACAAGCTCAGCGTCACTCTCTCCGGCCTGCCCTGCCAGGTGCACGGAACCGCCGCCGCTCCCTCGGCGGAAGAGATGCAGCAGTGCATCCTCAAGGCGATCGCCCAGATCATCAGCTTCAAGGATGACCAGGGCGAGCCCATGAACGAGAACGCCGCCGAGTTCCTGGTGATGGTCCCCACCAGCCTCTATCTGGTCGCCCAGGCCGCGGTGAACAACAACGTCCTCACCAGCAACGCCATCAACCTCATCCCGAACCTGCAGGGCATGACCATCCGCGTGGCCATGAACGCCCGCCTGAACTCCTGGACCAGCACCTTCGTGGTGTTCCGGACCGACGGCAGCGTCAAGGCCATCATCCGCCAGGAGGAGGCCCCCATCGCCCTCAAGGCGAAGGCCGAAGGCTCCGAGTTCGAGTTCGACAACGACGCCTGGCAGTTCGGCGTCGATACGTGGCGGAACGTCGGCTACGGCTACTGGCAGATGGCGTGCCAGGTGGTCATGGCCTAA
- a CDS encoding phage tail tape measure C-terminal domain-containing protein, with protein MANPVKVEITGDAKSLFDTLHQSTAGLKGFASEVNAMGTSMSKVLGNIQAPLIALAGLVGGTSFLKGTVAETKDWTIEASKLARTLGITTEEASVFGMAISRVYGDADTFLSIAAKMTRTLNSNEEAFHNLGISTRDSSGHLRNSRDVMLDTFKALSEMKIGTDRNVASTQIFGKGWLEVQKYLKINEEALRSAREETERLNLIVGSDAVQATSDYRAASEKLDVTLKALKIRIGQELMPVMTQFNNAAAEEGPSALKVLGGALRSVFEILDGIWSGFKMFAVGLVGVIRAIYETAVAILNPIWGFLTGGIPGFKREWALANKDLTVHWQDTVNALNEIGDAYTMRQMTRWGELQAAQKKSVALQGGGNYAETGSGREAVDAEKKVRKAIEAERLRHYQRMAAIDSADVLRGQEERRKDNAWLIKEMEDEEKRKAEQIRKDHEAASQIFGYTGKAGASRAVDEYLIESQDAFKRWKDMVTGVINGVENAFASGFTGILTFQMKLADGLRSIWKGISQSIIGELSKVMAKQVMNWGLEKAMALWRRISTKEEIGLQAEKTAATVTGSVATTAAAGTEAAASTTATGANIGKATSGFFSAYAGIPWVGIAMALAGIAVMMAVMNSITAHAVGGLINKPTLSLMGEAGPELVAPEHDFKDWAYNLSANVLASQQQAQGYQRLGSSYASTPNAGGGGQTVLNADGMFRGAIIMDTSKAGMTRAANYVLKTLAHAQGTRGVVLRPGSVLGGI; from the coding sequence GTGGCCAACCCCGTCAAGGTCGAAATCACCGGAGATGCCAAGAGCCTCTTCGATACGCTCCACCAGAGCACTGCCGGCCTGAAGGGGTTCGCCTCTGAAGTGAATGCGATGGGGACCAGCATGTCCAAGGTCCTCGGCAACATCCAAGCCCCCCTCATCGCCCTCGCGGGCCTTGTGGGGGGCACGTCGTTTCTCAAGGGGACGGTGGCGGAAACGAAGGACTGGACCATCGAGGCCTCGAAATTGGCCCGCACGCTGGGGATCACTACCGAAGAGGCCTCTGTCTTCGGAATGGCCATTTCGCGAGTCTATGGGGACGCGGACACGTTCCTGAGCATCGCCGCAAAAATGACCCGGACGCTCAATTCGAATGAGGAGGCCTTCCATAACCTGGGGATCTCCACACGGGATAGCTCTGGTCACCTTCGGAACTCCAGGGACGTGATGCTGGATACCTTCAAGGCACTTTCCGAAATGAAAATCGGGACGGACCGAAACGTGGCCTCTACCCAAATTTTCGGAAAGGGTTGGTTGGAGGTTCAGAAGTATCTGAAAATCAACGAAGAGGCCCTCCGGTCGGCGCGTGAGGAAACGGAGCGTCTCAACCTCATCGTTGGAAGTGATGCAGTCCAAGCAACCAGCGACTACCGGGCCGCCAGTGAGAAGCTGGACGTTACACTGAAGGCCCTCAAGATCAGGATCGGCCAGGAATTGATGCCGGTCATGACCCAGTTCAACAACGCAGCTGCGGAGGAAGGTCCGAGCGCCCTGAAGGTTCTCGGGGGCGCTCTGCGCAGCGTCTTCGAGATCCTCGATGGCATCTGGTCGGGGTTCAAGATGTTCGCGGTCGGCCTGGTGGGTGTGATCCGGGCGATCTACGAAACGGCCGTGGCCATCCTCAACCCGATCTGGGGGTTCCTCACGGGAGGGATTCCGGGATTCAAACGGGAATGGGCCTTGGCCAACAAGGATCTCACGGTCCACTGGCAGGACACGGTCAACGCCTTGAACGAGATCGGCGACGCTTACACCATGCGGCAGATGACCCGCTGGGGCGAACTCCAGGCGGCCCAGAAGAAATCGGTCGCCCTTCAGGGTGGCGGTAATTATGCGGAAACGGGGTCGGGCCGAGAAGCGGTGGATGCGGAGAAGAAGGTCCGCAAAGCCATCGAGGCAGAGCGCCTCCGGCACTATCAACGGATGGCCGCCATCGATTCGGCGGATGTCCTCCGCGGCCAGGAAGAGCGGAGAAAGGATAACGCCTGGCTGATCAAGGAAATGGAGGATGAGGAAAAGAGGAAGGCGGAGCAAATCAGGAAGGACCACGAGGCGGCCTCCCAAATCTTCGGCTACACCGGGAAGGCGGGTGCATCCCGGGCGGTGGACGAATACCTCATCGAGAGCCAGGATGCTTTCAAACGATGGAAGGATATGGTCACCGGCGTCATCAATGGCGTGGAGAATGCCTTCGCCAGCGGATTCACGGGCATCCTCACCTTCCAGATGAAACTGGCTGACGGCCTTCGCTCCATATGGAAGGGCATTTCCCAGTCGATCATCGGGGAACTCTCCAAGGTCATGGCGAAACAGGTCATGAACTGGGGCCTGGAGAAAGCCATGGCCCTCTGGCGGAGGATCTCGACCAAGGAAGAGATCGGGCTGCAGGCAGAGAAGACCGCAGCCACCGTCACCGGATCCGTGGCCACCACGGCCGCCGCCGGCACGGAAGCCGCGGCCTCTACGACCGCCACTGGCGCGAACATTGGCAAGGCCACTTCGGGCTTCTTCAGCGCCTACGCCGGCATTCCCTGGGTCGGAATCGCCATGGCCCTGGCCGGCATCGCCGTCATGATGGCGGTGATGAACTCCATCACGGCCCACGCGGTGGGCGGGCTCATCAACAAGCCCACCCTCTCCCTCATGGGCGAGGCCGGCCCGGAGCTGGTGGCGCCCGAGCACGATTTCAAAGACTGGGCCTACAACCTTTCCGCCAACGTCCTCGCCTCCCAGCAGCAGGCCCAGGGCTACCAGCGCCTGGGTTCGAGCTACGCCTCGACCCCCAATGCGGGCGGGGGAGGCCAAACCGTCCTGAACGCGGATGGCATGTTCCGTGGTGCCATCATCATGGACACCTCCAAAGCCGGGATGACCCGGGCCGCGAACTACGTCCTGAAGACCCTGGCGCACGCCCAGGGCACGCGCGGGGTCGTCCTGCGGCCCGGATCCGTCCTGGGAGGCATCTAG